The sequence below is a genomic window from Nitrospira sp..
ACCCAGCGGCACATTGATGAGAAAGATTGCCTGCCAGCCAAGTACTGAGATCAACAGGCCGCCAATGGAAGGACCCAGTGCTGTGCCGGCCGCCGACATTGTACCGACCAATCCCATCGCACTGCCGGCTCGGGATTTGGGAACGGTCTCCCCGACAAAGGCCATGGTCAAGGCCATCATGATGGCCGCTCCAAAACCCTGTACTGCTCGGGCGGCGATGAGAAACCCTAGGCCGGGTGCACTCGCACACAGCGCGGACGCGATCGTGAATAATGAGACGCCGATCATCAACAAGCGTCGCCGCCCCATGAGGTCTCCGAGCCGTCCGACGCTCACCACCGTCGTTGTAATTGTCACGAGATAGGCCAGCACCACCCATTGCACGTGCTGAAACGAGGCTCCGAACTCCTGCGCCAATGTCGGCAAACTCACATTGGCAATGCTCGTCCCAATAGAAGACAGCAGCACGGACAGGGAAAGAGCGGCGATGATCCATCGAACCGGGGTGATCCGTTCCGTTTTCACCGCTGGCGCTCTCCTTTTCGCAGCATATACACCCGCTCCGTGGCCGGACAGCGTCCTTTGAGGCCGCCAGGGACATCGAGGCTGGTCTGTACGGAGATGTCATATCGCTTGCCGTAATGCTGCTTGATCTCTTCGGTCGTGACCGAGAACGGCGGGCCCTCCATCATCCGCTGGTCATACTCAAAAGAAATGAGCAGCTGTGGCGCCTGTCCGGTCAACGTCATGAGATGCTCGGCATAGCGAACACGCATATCTCGCGGCAGAGCCACTAGGGCCGCCCGATCATAGATGGCATCGACCGGGCCCAGCAGTTCAGGTGTGACCTTGAAGATGTCGCCCACGAAGATGTCCAGATGCGGGGCGCGATAGTGATCGAGTGAGCCGACTGTCGTGATCGTCGGGGTCACACCGAGCTCCGCGAACAACTGTTCGATGGCCACGGCGCTCAATTCGGCCCCGGCCACTCGATAGCCGCGAGACAGCAACCAGCCGATATCGAGCGTCTTGCCACAGAGCGGCAGAAAAACACGACTCCCTTTTGCCAGTGACAGCTTGTCGAAATACTGCACCAGCAATGGATTCGCGTCACTTTTATGAAAGCCGATTTCATTGCTGGCCCATCGATCATGCCAAAACTTTGCGTCCATGCTGTACATCCTCCCTGCTAACACACAACGACGATGTGGCCATCTTACGCCACCCCATGGACTAGCGGAATACGCAACGGATGCATGTTATTCGTGCATCTGACGCCAGATCACAATTGAACCGTGCTATCATCGCACCATGGCGAGACCCGATCTTAACCTGCTGGTGACTCTTGATGTGTTGCTATCGGAAGGGAGCGTGGCGCGCGCCGGACAGCGATTGCGACTGAGTCCGTCGGCGATGAGTCGGGCACTCGCTCGATTACGCGCGACTACCGGCGACCCTCTGCTGGTAAGAGCCGGCCGCGGTCTCGTCCCCACACCCCGGGCCCTCGAATTGCGTGAGCGGGTGAGTCATCTCGTGCAGGACGTCCAAGCGGTGTTACGCCCTGCGGAGCAGCTCAAGCTCGATCAGCTTGTACAGACGTTCACACTGCGGACCAGCGAAGGGTTCGTGGAGAACTTCGGCGCGCCGCTGATCGCCCGCATCGCCCTGGACGCTCCTGGTGTGCGGCTCCGCTTCGTGCAGAAACCGGACAAGGACAGCGCGCCCCTCCGTATCGGAGCCGTCGATCTGGAAACCGGCGTCGTTGAGGCCGCGACCGCGCAGGAGTTGCGTGTGCAATCCCTGTTCAATGATCGC
It includes:
- the tmpT gene encoding thiopurine S-methyltransferase, with product MDAKFWHDRWASNEIGFHKSDANPLLVQYFDKLSLAKGSRVFLPLCGKTLDIGWLLSRGYRVAGAELSAVAIEQLFAELGVTPTITTVGSLDHYRAPHLDIFVGDIFKVTPELLGPVDAIYDRAALVALPRDMRVRYAEHLMTLTGQAPQLLISFEYDQRMMEGPPFSVTTEEIKQHYGKRYDISVQTSLDVPGGLKGRCPATERVYMLRKGERQR
- a CDS encoding LysR family transcriptional regulator, which translates into the protein MARPDLNLLVTLDVLLSEGSVARAGQRLRLSPSAMSRALARLRATTGDPLLVRAGRGLVPTPRALELRERVSHLVQDVQAVLRPAEQLKLDQLVQTFTLRTSEGFVENFGAPLIARIALDAPGVRLRFVQKPDKDSAPLRIGAVDLETGVVEAATAQELRVQSLFNDRYIGVVRAGHAFTRGRVTPSRYATGRHICVSRQGLEKGPVDEALVALGLERDMVAIVGGFAMALALARASDLIATVPERHTGLLRAGMHSFALPVSTPEFTVSMLWHPRLDADLAHRWLRGCVREVCTQHLARLGRSGKKKGLGEFPSP